The window CTTTCCATTCAAAGTTCTCTCCACAGAACGTGTACCTAAAAGCaagaaactccatttcattaagAACAGGACTCACGTATTTCTCGGTAGTAGGCAGGGTTCACACTTCTCTCAAATTCATGGGACTTATATAAACAAAGGAACACTCACCCAATATGTTAGATTCAATAATCAAGTCACGCAAACCACCATCGGCGAACCGCTTACCAATTACAGCTATGAAAATACACGAAGTGTGAAATGCTCCCATCCTCAGTGAAATGAAAGTTTTTAGCTCCACATTGGCAGGATCTTGAAGAATTTCTACGGCTTTAGCATATATAGCTTGATCTAGAACAACGTCTGTTTCTAGCAATCCTAAGTTTGATGTGTGACTTCACCATCAAGCAAATAGTTGAAGCCGGTCCATGCAGGTATTGACTGTGGAACATTATTTTGTTTCGCTTGAAAGCGTAACAAGGCCCATATGGACTCGATACAAGCGGAAGTTGATAAATGATCTTCGATAGAGTCAAGACGAACATTTTTCATTGAAATAGGGTTGAATCTAAAAAATGTCGTAACTGTTGTTATTTATATAATGACCACATAAACACCGTTACAAATGTCGTTATAACGTCAATTCGATCATTTGTTAGTTTGCTACATACTTATTTTGAAACTCACCTTTTCTTGGTAGTGTACTCTTCCAGCTGATCAGGTATATATTTGAACGATCTTCTTCTTGGTGGCTTTGCGTAATTTATGCGTTCGCTATCAAAATCAACCATATCATCTCTTCTCAATTGAACTATTATGCCATTGGTACAATGCATCGACGTTCCACTTAAAGTTTCCGGGTTTATATCATTGTTATCCCAAACAAATGTTATGAATGATGATGGTTGTACGGAGTAGGGTACATAAAACTTCAccatttgattttttatttcttcgttGGCTAAAAATGTTTCCAGGTATGCAGTTTCGTTATATGATATGCAATGTCCAAATCTGTTCAACCATTTAACCAAATCTTTCGAGCccgtttttctttttgtagcCACTACCTGTTGTActcgtttttcttttttggcaGATACAGCACTCATCTTGCTTGGCAAGTGATTGACCTTAAATAAGATCAGTCAGACATTAGAAAA is drawn from Hydractinia symbiolongicarpus strain clone_291-10 chromosome 8, HSymV2.1, whole genome shotgun sequence and contains these coding sequences:
- the LOC130655460 gene encoding uncharacterized protein LOC130655460 isoform X1, translated to MSAVSAKKEKRVQQVVATKRKTGSKDLVKWLNRFGHCISYNETAYLETFLANEEIKNQMVKFYVPYSVQPSSFITFVWDNNDINPETLSGTSMHCTNGIIVQLRRDDMVDFDSERINYAKPPRRRSFKYIPDQLEEYTTKKRFNPISMKNVRLDSIEDHLSTSACIESIWALLRFQAKQNNVPQSIPAWTGFNYLLDGEVTHQT